The genomic segment TGCATGTGAATAATTTGAAAGAAGACATTATAAAGATGAAAGAAACGCATCAATTTTTGATATGTGAATCACATTCATACTATCAATTACAAGGTTCGGCTCAAGTTTTTTCAAATCAGCTTTTGTTGCTGTTCCTGTGGCAACTGCAATGCATTTCATTTCCGCGGCAATTGCCGCCATGACGCCCCATAAAGAGTCCTCAAAAACAAGACATTTTTTTGGCGCGATTTTCAGCGCCTTTGCGGCTTTGAGAAATATTTCCGGATTCGGCTTGCTATTTTTTACATCATCTGAAGAAACAATTACCGAAAAATATTTCGCAATCCCTGTTTTATCAAGAGCTTCATCAATTCCCCTGCGGTTTGCAGAAGATGCGACAGCCAAAGGGATTTTTTTGGAATGAAGCATGCGAATAAGCTCTGCAACTCCCGGAAGCAGCTTTATGTATATTCCGTTAGTTTCC from the Nanoarchaeota archaeon genome contains:
- a CDS encoding HAD family phosphatase is translated as MIRAVIFDLDGTLIDALDGHVLTLNRAFAVKGYPKQKPKEIYKYYGETGEEIIRALLKKPSIDAEVEEIARLKREFYKETNGIYIKLLPGVAELIRMLHSKKIPLAVASSANRRGIDEALDKTGIAKYFSVIVSSDDVKNSKPNPEIFLKAAKALKIAPKKCLVFEDSLWGVMAAIAAEMKCIAVATGTATKADLKKLEPNLVIDSMNVIHISKIDAFLSSL